Part of the Schaalia odontolytica genome is shown below.
CTTCGATCGAGTCCTCTGCGACCTCGTCTTCATTCTTGCGTGGCGCATCGTAATCGGTTGCCATGGTATTCCCCTTTCACCCTCGAGCCGGATTGCGCGAGTGGCCTATGGGCAGGGAGGATAACACTTGTTCGACTAATGTGCCATCGTATGGGTGACACGCGCACGGCTACGCGACATTGTCAGCATAATTTGAGACGATTCGACCAGGACGTAAGAGGAGGAATCGATGATTGAGCTCGAATTGCTCGGGACCAGCGCCGATGGCGAGTCCCTGGTGCTGACCGATGCACAGGGAGAACGCTACTCGGTGTTGATCTCGGACGAGCTCCGCGGCGCCACGCGGCGCGACCGGCCTCGGATCGAGGTCGCCCCGACGCGTCCCACGCTCGCTCCTCGCGACATTCAGGCACTCCTTCGGGCGGGCGCGACCCCCGAAGAGATCGCGGCGCAGCACGGGATGGACGCGGGCGCGGTGGAGCGTTTCGAGGCCCCCGTCCAGGCGGAGAAGGACTATGCACTCACGCGTGCGCGCGCCGTGCGCATCGGCGAGGGAGGGCCGACCATGGGCGACCTGGTTCTCGATCGCCTGGCAGCGCGCGGGGTGGATCCCTCGTCGCTGGAGTGGTCGGCGACCCGCGAGGTGTCCGAACCGTGGCAGATCGCCGTGACCTTCGTGCAGGGGGCAGCTGAGCACGCCGCGCACTGGAGTTTGTCGGCCTCGGGCACGCTCGAGGCGATCGACCAGGAGGCGCAGTGGCTTACCGAGCAGGTGTCCTCCTCCCCCACCGCCTCGATCTTCACTCCGCTGCCGCGCGCGGCCGCTCCCGATCCGGGTGGGGAGGATCTGCGTGCCCGCGAGGCCCTTGTCGACCAGCTCAACGCCGCCCGCGGCAAGCGCCAGAGGGTCGAGGTTGACCTGGGTGAGGAGGAGGACGAGGAAGCCGAGTACCTGGCTGCGATTTCCGCGCCCGAGCCCGAGGAACGG
Proteins encoded:
- the sepH gene encoding septation protein SepH, with the translated sequence MIELELLGTSADGESLVLTDAQGERYSVLISDELRGATRRDRPRIEVAPTRPTLAPRDIQALLRAGATPEEIAAQHGMDAGAVERFEAPVQAEKDYALTRARAVRIGEGGPTMGDLVLDRLAARGVDPSSLEWSATREVSEPWQIAVTFVQGAAEHAAHWSLSASGTLEAIDQEAQWLTEQVSSSPTASIFTPLPRAAAPDPGGEDLRAREALVDQLNAARGKRQRVEVDLGEEEDEEAEYLAAISAPEPEEREPEASTGPISARIYSLASARTKGEPSDQAEAASSPAPPEPPAARPAPDDAAPGHAVSQGVLPWLSEPSSPDAAAEEPETPAIPMRAVSPEDASPTDAGEPPTTGSVAAQAAAPTRMVRPASKKGRRSVPSWDEILFGSKP